The Corallococcus soli genome includes a window with the following:
- the ligA gene encoding NAD-dependent DNA ligase LigA encodes MDTFPKAEARARALRQELAHHNHRYYVLDAPEISDAQYDTLMRELQALEEKYPQLATPDSPTQRVGGAAVEDFGQVVHSAQMLSLANIFDDEGLTEFDDRVRKLTGLTQVGYVCEPKLDGLAISLRFEDGRFVQGATRGDGTTGEDVTSNLRTIKSLPLELFPQDGVKVPKRLEVRGEVFIRKEDFRKLNEKREEQGESLFANPRNAAAGSLRQLDPKETAARPLSVYLYECGPSDGLPAFKTHTEKLEYLKTLGLPVNHSQPALGADGIRQRYDESLKGRHALPFEVDGMVVKVDDEDLRRRLGQVSKSPRWAVAYKFPPEEESTLVQDIGIQVGRTGALTPVAHLKPVKVGGVMVSRATLHNEDELRRKDVRRGDTVFVRRAGDVIPEIVTVVLSKRPEDSQPFTFPTHCPVCGAVAAKDEDGAIIRCTGASCPAQLVEKVRHFASRTAMDIEGLGDKLATQLVTSGQVKTFADLFALTKESLLKLERMGEKSAENLLASIAASKQTTQRRFLFSLGIRHVGDSTARALAEAFPQVKALFTASLEDISRVKDVGPVMAQVIHTFFQEPQNQATIQSLLDAGVEPAPPAVSTGGPFVGKTVVLTGTMVGMAREQAKEEVERRGGKVSGSVSRKTDFVVAGEDAGSKLKKAEELGVRILDEQAFLQMLEGNARA; translated from the coding sequence GTGGACACCTTCCCGAAAGCCGAAGCCCGCGCCCGAGCGCTCCGTCAGGAGCTGGCCCACCACAACCACCGCTACTACGTGCTCGACGCGCCGGAGATCAGCGACGCGCAGTACGACACCCTGATGCGGGAGCTGCAGGCGCTGGAGGAGAAGTACCCCCAGCTCGCCACGCCGGACTCGCCCACCCAGCGCGTGGGCGGCGCGGCGGTGGAGGACTTCGGGCAGGTGGTGCACAGCGCGCAGATGCTGTCGCTGGCGAACATCTTCGACGACGAGGGGCTCACGGAGTTCGACGACCGCGTGCGCAAGCTGACGGGCCTCACGCAGGTGGGCTACGTGTGCGAGCCCAAGCTGGACGGGCTGGCCATCTCGCTGCGCTTCGAGGACGGCCGCTTCGTGCAGGGCGCCACCCGGGGCGACGGCACCACGGGCGAGGACGTCACGTCCAACCTGCGCACCATCAAGAGCCTGCCCCTGGAGCTGTTCCCCCAGGACGGCGTGAAGGTGCCGAAGCGGCTGGAGGTGCGCGGCGAGGTCTTCATCCGCAAGGAGGACTTCCGCAAGCTCAACGAGAAGCGCGAGGAGCAGGGCGAGTCGCTCTTCGCCAACCCGCGCAACGCCGCCGCGGGCAGCCTGCGCCAGTTGGATCCCAAGGAGACCGCGGCCCGGCCCCTCTCCGTGTACCTGTACGAGTGCGGCCCCAGCGACGGCCTGCCCGCGTTCAAGACGCACACGGAGAAGCTGGAGTACCTGAAGACGCTCGGCCTGCCGGTCAACCACTCCCAGCCGGCCCTGGGCGCCGACGGCATCCGCCAGCGCTACGACGAGTCCCTCAAGGGCCGCCACGCCCTGCCCTTCGAGGTGGACGGCATGGTGGTGAAGGTGGACGACGAGGACCTGCGCCGCCGCCTGGGCCAGGTGTCCAAGAGCCCGCGCTGGGCGGTGGCCTACAAGTTCCCGCCGGAGGAGGAGTCCACGCTGGTGCAGGACATTGGCATCCAGGTGGGCCGCACGGGCGCGCTGACGCCGGTGGCGCACCTGAAGCCGGTGAAGGTGGGCGGCGTGATGGTGTCGCGCGCCACGCTGCACAACGAGGACGAGCTGCGCCGCAAGGACGTGCGCCGGGGCGACACCGTCTTCGTGCGCCGCGCCGGGGACGTGATTCCAGAGATCGTCACCGTGGTGCTGTCCAAGCGCCCGGAGGACTCCCAGCCCTTCACCTTCCCCACCCACTGCCCGGTGTGCGGCGCGGTGGCGGCGAAGGACGAGGACGGCGCCATCATCCGCTGCACGGGCGCGTCCTGCCCCGCGCAGTTGGTGGAGAAGGTGCGCCACTTCGCCAGCCGCACGGCGATGGACATCGAGGGCCTGGGGGACAAGCTGGCCACGCAGCTGGTGACGTCCGGCCAGGTGAAGACGTTCGCGGACCTCTTCGCGCTGACGAAGGAGTCGCTCCTGAAGCTGGAGCGCATGGGGGAGAAGAGCGCGGAGAACCTGCTGGCCTCCATCGCGGCCTCCAAGCAGACCACGCAGCGCCGCTTCCTGTTCTCGCTGGGCATCCGCCACGTGGGCGACTCCACGGCCCGGGCGCTGGCGGAGGCGTTCCCCCAGGTGAAGGCGCTCTTCACCGCGAGCCTGGAGGACATCAGCCGGGTGAAGGACGTGGGCCCGGTGATGGCCCAGGTCATCCATACCTTCTTCCAGGAGCCGCAGAATCAGGCCACCATCCAGTCCCTGCTGGACGCGGGCGTGGAGCCGGCGCCGCCGGCGGTCTCCACCGGCGGGCCCTTCGTGGGCAAGACGGTGGTGCTCACCGGGACCATGGTCGGGATGGCGCGCGAGCAGGCCAAGGAGGAAGTCGAGCGGCGGGGCGGCAAGGTGTCCGGAAGTGTCTCGCGCAAGACCGATTTCGTCGTGGCGGGCGAGGACGCGGGCTCCAAGCTGAAGAAGGCGGAGGAACTCGGGGTAAGAATCCTGGATGAGCAGGCGTTCCTCCAGATGCTAGAAGGCAACGCACGAGCATGA
- a CDS encoding DUF3052 family protein — protein sequence MTPYAFASLPAMLGIRSGSKVSIINPPRGFVQKLNPLPDGVEFLVTAQTGLDVILFFTTDATDLVQRLPALSRATTLTGGIWVCWATAEGARTRLSEDFVRHAALDIGLVDNKICVIDETWTALRLVRRPRGKLDKPEGRKQAPAQA from the coding sequence ATGACGCCCTACGCCTTCGCGTCCCTGCCGGCCATGCTGGGCATCCGGTCCGGCTCCAAGGTTTCCATCATCAACCCCCCCCGGGGCTTCGTGCAGAAGCTCAACCCGCTGCCGGACGGGGTGGAGTTCCTGGTCACCGCCCAGACGGGCCTGGACGTCATCCTCTTCTTCACCACGGACGCCACGGACCTGGTGCAGCGGCTGCCCGCGCTGTCGCGCGCCACCACCCTCACCGGTGGCATCTGGGTGTGCTGGGCCACCGCCGAGGGCGCCCGGACGCGCCTGTCCGAGGACTTCGTGCGGCACGCGGCGCTCGACATCGGGCTGGTGGACAACAAGATCTGCGTCATCGACGAGACGTGGACCGCCCTGCGGCTGGTGCGCCGGCCGCGCGGCAAGCTGGACAAGCCCGAGGGCCGCAAGCAGGCCCCCGCCCAGGCCTGA
- a CDS encoding acylphosphatase, translating to MSTQRRATLRIQGTVQGVSFRESSRAEALRLGLSGWVRNRSDSSVEATVEGEPAALEVFVSWCHQGPRLARVTHVARTDGDATGEFRTFTVERTS from the coding sequence ATGAGCACGCAGCGCCGGGCGACCCTGCGCATCCAGGGCACGGTCCAGGGGGTCTCCTTCCGGGAGAGCTCCCGCGCCGAAGCGCTGCGGCTGGGCCTGAGCGGCTGGGTGCGCAACCGGAGCGACAGCTCCGTGGAGGCCACGGTGGAAGGCGAGCCCGCCGCGCTGGAAGTCTTCGTAAGCTGGTGCCACCAGGGCCCCCGCCTGGCGCGCGTCACCCACGTGGCGCGCACCGACGGCGACGCCACTGGCGAGTTCCGCACCTTCACGGTGGAGCGCACCTCATGA
- a CDS encoding HU family DNA-binding protein, whose amino-acid sequence MLKSDLINILVAKRGVTQKQAEATIETIFESMKDALCRGENIEIRGLGAFHVKNYQGYQGRNPKTGQVIPVKPKRGLLFRTGKELRDRVNRPAPLQAQSDLPSSEFKGSSGTGTL is encoded by the coding sequence ATGCTCAAGTCCGATCTGATCAACATCCTCGTCGCCAAACGAGGCGTGACCCAGAAGCAGGCTGAAGCAACCATCGAGACGATCTTCGAGTCGATGAAGGACGCGCTCTGCCGCGGCGAGAACATCGAGATTCGCGGGCTCGGCGCCTTCCACGTGAAGAACTACCAGGGCTACCAGGGCCGCAACCCGAAGACGGGCCAGGTCATCCCGGTGAAGCCCAAGCGCGGCCTGCTCTTTCGCACGGGCAAGGAACTGCGCGACCGCGTCAACCGTCCCGCTCCCCTCCAGGCCCAGTCGGACCTGCCGTCCTCCGAGTTCAAGGGCAGCAGCGGCACCGGGACCCTCTAG
- a CDS encoding YhjD/YihY/BrkB family envelope integrity protein — MVRLRAWARATVSRVWAPVAGTSGGRFAADILLAARTVARGFMGENLRLRAAALTYISMFSLVPLLTVGLVLLRTLHQEQFQRKLRFVISEVLAPGVSEESAALLDRFLHPGSSIAVGSVGFLAVLLSAGSLLRHIDGAVNELWGIRRQRPWLTRLSIYAGLLLLGPIFLAISFSGTGRVRVLLQMYAPTAPLFIALGTMLIAIGSLTLLYLWTPFAHVRVRSALAGGLVAGVGWMLAKQVYAEFAARSFLYNPLYASLGALPLFLAWVYVSWLVMLFGARLSYAVEHVSFRDSLFAFGTHPRAYELVAARVAQDVTLCWVDGRTPPLPRELATHLRVPESLVHEVVDRLVEARLLERGRRGGLRPARDPAELTLADTTLAVHGVMISGGPETWTGPRAPGFEQFEPLFQAADCAGVDLLRRTRWMDLVTPLRPGLLDPPAPEAPKAAAGSGNP, encoded by the coding sequence CTGGTCCGGCTGCGGGCCTGGGCGCGCGCGACGGTGTCCCGCGTGTGGGCTCCGGTGGCGGGTACGTCCGGCGGCCGGTTCGCGGCGGACATCCTCCTCGCGGCGCGCACGGTGGCGCGCGGCTTCATGGGCGAGAACCTGCGCCTTCGCGCCGCGGCGCTCACGTACATCAGCATGTTCTCGCTGGTGCCACTGCTGACGGTGGGGCTCGTGCTGCTGCGCACGCTCCACCAGGAGCAGTTCCAGCGGAAGCTGCGCTTCGTCATCTCCGAGGTCCTGGCGCCGGGGGTCAGCGAGGAGTCCGCCGCCCTGCTCGACCGGTTCCTGCACCCGGGCAGCTCCATCGCCGTGGGCAGCGTGGGCTTCCTCGCGGTGCTGTTGTCGGCGGGCTCGCTCTTGCGCCACATCGACGGCGCGGTGAACGAGCTGTGGGGCATCCGGCGCCAGCGCCCCTGGCTGACGCGCCTGTCCATCTACGCGGGCCTGCTGCTGCTGGGCCCCATCTTCCTGGCCATCTCCTTCTCGGGCACGGGCCGGGTGCGCGTGCTGCTGCAGATGTACGCGCCGACCGCGCCGCTGTTCATCGCGCTGGGCACCATGCTCATCGCCATCGGCAGCCTGACGCTGCTGTACCTCTGGACGCCCTTCGCCCATGTGCGCGTGCGCTCGGCGCTGGCGGGCGGGCTGGTGGCCGGCGTGGGGTGGATGCTGGCGAAGCAGGTGTACGCCGAGTTCGCCGCGCGCAGCTTCCTCTACAATCCGCTCTACGCGTCCCTGGGCGCCCTGCCCCTGTTCCTCGCCTGGGTGTACGTGAGCTGGCTGGTGATGCTGTTCGGCGCCCGGCTGTCCTACGCGGTGGAGCACGTCTCCTTCCGCGACTCGCTCTTCGCCTTCGGCACCCATCCCCGCGCGTACGAGCTGGTGGCCGCCCGTGTCGCCCAGGACGTCACCCTGTGCTGGGTGGATGGGCGCACGCCGCCCCTGCCGCGGGAGCTGGCCACGCACCTGCGCGTGCCCGAGTCGCTGGTGCACGAGGTCGTCGACCGGCTGGTGGAAGCCCGCCTGTTGGAGCGGGGGCGCCGGGGAGGGCTGCGACCGGCGAGGGACCCGGCCGAGCTGACGCTCGCGGACACGACGCTCGCGGTGCACGGCGTGATGATCTCCGGAGGCCCCGAAACCTGGACGGGCCCCCGGGCTCCGGGCTTCGAGCAATTCGAGCCCCTGTTCCAGGCGGCCGACTGTGCCGGGGTGGACCTGCTGCGCCGCACGCGGTGGATGGACCTCGTGACGCCCCTGCGTCCGGGGCTGCTCGACCCGCCCGCCCCGGAGGCACCCAAGGCAGCGGCTGGCAGCGGAAATCCGTAA
- a CDS encoding Rne/Rng family ribonuclease, with the protein MSSVLVINAAGRETRVALVEGGHIAEFYLERKKDKGVVGNIYKGRVVRVLPGMQAAFVDIGLEKAAFLYVSDVVYDPDFARAQFELTEGEHEDAPEVPTESEADTLEAAAVTVPDKGAHTLPASTEAAGAPVAKEPSFPHDTALALDVQSHAAPQAAPEASTEATTDTQAAPAGDAPAAEPQAQTAQVEAPVPEAELPQAFVIEETQVTVSTASVAVPLSDAGVPADAAPVLVQETPSETVTVATLAEGHGAQAGEGAPEAAEPPPHAAVLGDLIPSPAATETARPGEVSGERRTPREAREAREPRAREGREKDKDKRRQEGPPRREKRDDDKEKPKQRKTDKIEDLLKVGQEVVVQISKDPIGTKGARLTSHISIPGRHLVFMPTVDHVGISRRISNEKERRRLRDIVDRLRPPGTGFIVRTVAENVPQEKLESDIRFLIEVWNQVVRRNEKRGGPGLLHPDLDLILRATRDLFAHDVEKLVVDDAEEYERIQGFVTAQDPALRDRVVLHETDEPVFDAYGIEQELQRATQRKVWLKSGGYLIIDQAEALTAIDVNSGRYVGKKSLEETITKINVEAAKEIVYQLRLRNIGGIIICDFIDMEKAQNRDKVFKSLQEALGRDKAKTNVLRISELGLVEMTRKRVRESIGRVLHEDCPYCDGKGFVKTATTVAYEIFREIRREAPGYKDSTLVINCNAEVARLLQGEERNELRHLMDRYNKSIQVKAQQNYHREQYDIYGRSATGPEHKVASSPGSGDGELAMQQRRPENAYGGGGGGGGGGRQDQGRRGRDRDRGGGAGGGGERGAEARGGGGGGGGGGGERGGGDRREGRRPERGGGGGGGGDRNRGGGEREQRRGGEGRGGERSERGGSQGGSGNNGGGSGGTPPAASGGGSSESSGGGSEG; encoded by the coding sequence ATGAGCAGTGTGCTCGTCATCAATGCCGCGGGTCGGGAGACCCGGGTGGCGCTCGTAGAGGGCGGCCATATCGCGGAGTTCTACCTCGAGCGTAAGAAGGACAAGGGCGTCGTCGGAAACATCTACAAGGGCCGTGTCGTCCGGGTGCTCCCGGGCATGCAGGCGGCTTTTGTCGACATCGGGTTGGAGAAGGCCGCCTTCCTGTACGTCAGCGACGTCGTCTACGACCCGGACTTCGCCCGCGCCCAGTTCGAATTGACCGAGGGCGAGCACGAGGACGCGCCGGAGGTCCCCACCGAATCCGAGGCCGACACCCTGGAGGCCGCCGCGGTCACGGTGCCGGACAAGGGCGCCCACACGCTGCCGGCCAGCACGGAGGCCGCTGGGGCCCCCGTGGCGAAGGAGCCGTCGTTTCCGCACGACACCGCGCTGGCGCTGGACGTCCAGTCCCACGCGGCGCCGCAAGCCGCTCCGGAGGCCTCCACCGAGGCGACCACGGACACGCAGGCCGCCCCCGCCGGGGACGCGCCCGCCGCCGAGCCCCAGGCCCAGACCGCGCAGGTCGAGGCTCCGGTGCCGGAGGCCGAGCTGCCCCAGGCCTTCGTCATCGAGGAGACGCAGGTCACGGTGTCCACCGCCTCCGTGGCGGTGCCGCTGTCGGACGCCGGCGTCCCGGCGGACGCGGCCCCCGTGCTGGTGCAGGAGACGCCCTCGGAGACCGTCACGGTCGCCACCCTCGCCGAGGGCCACGGCGCGCAGGCTGGCGAAGGCGCTCCCGAAGCCGCCGAGCCGCCTCCGCACGCCGCCGTCCTGGGCGACCTCATCCCCTCCCCCGCCGCCACCGAAACCGCGCGTCCGGGTGAGGTCTCCGGCGAGCGCCGCACGCCGCGCGAGGCCCGGGAGGCCCGCGAGCCGCGCGCCCGGGAAGGCCGCGAGAAGGACAAGGACAAGCGCCGCCAGGAGGGCCCTCCCCGTCGCGAGAAGCGCGACGACGACAAGGAGAAGCCCAAGCAGCGCAAGACGGACAAGATCGAGGACCTGCTGAAGGTCGGCCAGGAGGTGGTGGTCCAGATCTCCAAGGACCCCATCGGCACCAAGGGTGCGCGGCTCACCTCGCACATCTCCATCCCGGGCCGTCACCTGGTGTTCATGCCCACGGTGGACCACGTGGGCATCAGCCGCCGCATCTCCAACGAGAAGGAGCGCCGACGGCTGCGTGACATCGTGGACCGGCTGAGGCCGCCCGGCACGGGCTTCATCGTGCGCACGGTGGCGGAGAACGTTCCCCAGGAGAAGCTGGAGAGCGACATCCGGTTCCTCATCGAGGTGTGGAACCAGGTGGTGCGCCGCAACGAGAAGCGCGGCGGACCGGGCCTGCTGCACCCCGACCTGGACCTCATCCTGCGCGCCACGCGCGACCTGTTCGCCCACGACGTGGAGAAGCTCGTCGTGGACGACGCGGAGGAGTACGAGCGCATCCAGGGCTTCGTCACCGCGCAGGACCCGGCGCTGCGCGACCGCGTGGTGCTGCACGAGACGGACGAGCCCGTCTTCGACGCCTACGGCATCGAGCAGGAGTTGCAGCGCGCCACCCAGCGCAAGGTGTGGCTGAAGAGCGGCGGCTACCTCATCATCGATCAGGCGGAGGCGCTCACCGCCATCGACGTCAACTCGGGCCGCTACGTCGGCAAGAAGAGCCTCGAGGAGACCATCACCAAGATCAACGTCGAGGCCGCCAAGGAGATCGTCTACCAGCTGCGGCTGCGCAACATCGGCGGCATCATCATCTGCGACTTCATCGACATGGAGAAGGCGCAGAACCGCGACAAGGTCTTCAAGTCGCTGCAGGAAGCGCTGGGCCGTGACAAGGCCAAGACGAACGTGCTGCGCATCTCCGAGCTGGGCCTGGTGGAGATGACGCGCAAGCGCGTGCGCGAGTCCATTGGCCGCGTGCTGCACGAGGACTGCCCCTACTGCGACGGCAAGGGCTTCGTGAAGACGGCCACCACGGTGGCGTACGAAATCTTCCGGGAGATCCGCCGCGAGGCGCCGGGCTACAAGGACTCCACGCTCGTCATCAACTGCAACGCGGAGGTCGCGCGGCTGCTCCAGGGCGAGGAGCGCAACGAACTGCGGCACCTGATGGACCGCTACAACAAGTCCATCCAGGTGAAGGCGCAGCAGAACTACCACCGCGAGCAGTACGACATCTACGGCCGGTCGGCCACGGGCCCCGAGCACAAGGTGGCCTCGTCGCCGGGCTCCGGGGATGGCGAGCTGGCGATGCAGCAGCGCCGCCCGGAGAACGCCTACGGCGGTGGTGGCGGCGGCGGCGGTGGCGGACGCCAGGACCAGGGCCGGCGTGGACGCGACCGGGACCGTGGCGGCGGTGCCGGCGGCGGTGGCGAGCGCGGCGCGGAGGCCCGTGGCGGTGGCGGGGGCGGTGGCGGTGGTGGTGGCGAGCGCGGCGGGGGCGACCGTCGCGAAGGCCGGCGTCCCGAGCGCGGCGGCGGTGGTGGTGGTGGTGGCGACCGCAACCGGGGTGGTGGCGAGCGCGAGCAGCGTCGCGGCGGTGAAGGCCGGGGCGGTGAACGGTCCGAGCGCGGGGGTTCGCAGGGAGGCTCCGGCAACAACGGCGGGGGCTCCGGTGGCACGCCTCCCGCAGCATCCGGCGGAGGCTCCTCGGAGTCGTCCGGCGGGGGCAGCGAAGGTTGA